The Zingiber officinale cultivar Zhangliang chromosome 2A, Zo_v1.1, whole genome shotgun sequence genomic sequence tagtgtttgaggaaattcatcaaacacattgcatgcatcaatcaattaatacttgtaaacaagagatcaagaagatgcaactgtcgaagatgaggaagaaattcagtagcgatgatgtataaaggaaaaattaccggaatgtgaagaaggactcgagcggtggcagtgaatgctggaccggagatggatgaagcaaaaactactggaatgcgaagaaggtctcctcttctcaaccaaatggaggagttggaggagatgcggtgtggttggacggagaagcaagttcgttgtgtcttgatcctgatcaggagaggatctaggaagggggaagagggagatgaggttgagagagatggtcagatggtcggaggtttaggtttagactgAGAGAGATGTCTCGGTTTAGGTTTACGCGAGAGATGTCGCGCGGAGGAAcgggcgggataaagatttaggtttggagggaacgtcacagtgtgcagattttggcttgtgggggaattaaaatattttattttggttcattaacatcggattttaaaaaccgatgttaaaatcgatgtctattaacgaaaaaaagagcgctcatagacatcgcttaaaaaaccgatgtctatgagtggaaatctgcgctcatagacaccggtttttagaaaaatcggtgtaaaatactcaaaggcatcggttttagcctaaaaccgttgttgttccactgatatctatgagggattttgttgtagtATTCCCTACTGTTTCCTCCTTCCAGCGACAACTATGCTCGGCGGTAGGACGTGCACAGCGAAGATCGAAGAGGAATGAGTCGGCGATGCAGAGAGGCACGACTGGGGTTGCGATCGGAAGCTAGGGCTCGGAGAAGGACGACGGTGTCGTGAGCCCAGGGAGGAGGAAGTCGGCTGGTTATGGACCCAACCTAGGGCACAGGAAATCGGCTGGAGGCGAGAGCTCTGGTGGCTAGCGATCGGCCGCGACGGCTGTGGCGTCGGGAGTGGGGcgtcgacgctagggcagaggggaaTCTCGGCCGCGTCTGCTGTGGCGACAACAACGACGCTAGGGCTCGGATGCGAGCGGATCGGGGTCGGCGTCACGTCGGCCAttggagaggaagaggagagggaaccGTCGCGTGGCGGTTTTGGCAAGGGGTCGGCGGCTCGGCGCGAGGAGGAGGGAGGTTAAGGCACGCGGgggagagaaaataaagaaaaaggaaaataggaaaagaaagaaaaataaataaataaaacttttcctcattcagtggggtagcctaaacaggcttttccggggcccagttttatccccgtgaacCTAAGCCATACagtttccgaaaaattcccagaaaatttttaaaatttctggaaatttCCCTTATAGTGTctcgcctatttttggtattttacaactGTCAGCCACGTGCTAGCGGCCTGCATAGCCGACAGTTATCGCCGACGTCGAGAAGAGGGAGAGAGGTGGGAGGAGAGGATTTACCGAAGAATCCTTGGAGTATGAGGAGATTGGGGAAGAAAAATGGCCACCTGCGTAAGTGGAGATCGGGGTCGTGACCTAGTTTGTAATCGGTATTACCGACGAAATCATGATTCCATCAGAAATCCTTAATGggtattaccgacggaattacaaTTCAGTCAGTAATACATTAAACTTACCAACGAAATCATAATTCTGTTGAAAATTCCTAATGGATATTACCAACGGAATTGTGATTCTGTCAGTAATACATTGAGCTTACTGACAGAATTACGATTCCATCGGTGATGGAATCGTTAAGGTTTTTGTGTTATAGCCATATTTTACCTACGGAATAATATTTCTGTCAGAATTACTAATGGAAAATTTTCTATCCGTAATTTCGTCAATAATCCTAATTTTTTAGTGGGTACTCGTGTGATCTTAATGTAAAtgttatttaaatattaaaatccaTGATCAATCTCAATTTTCTCAATCACTAGAGACATAAAAACATTTGATAAGTGTTTTAAACAATTGTGTTTCTACTTTAATGGCGTGATTTCAAAAGAAATGAAGAAACGTTGAGTCAAAGCGGCTCCAGGTTCAaatcaatattttaaaaattagacataaattttatttaattttttcaattaaATTTCACTGGAAGGTCAAacggtgttttttttttatcGGATGAAATTGTTGATCGGCTCAAATTAGTAGGCAATTTTTGTTTTAACGGAGACAATAAGTTAACGGAAAGAATATCCAATTAAACTTATTCAGACCATATAATAAAGTTTAGGGCAATGATAtgcagataaaaaaaaattaaaaaaatagagatagacacataaattatGCTCCactattttttctttttacatatattttttttaaagtttataaaCATTAATGTTAAAGTAATAAATCAAACCATGTCATTTACGTGTCATCTTGCATCGTAGTAATTAATATGATCAAATGATGATatcaaacaaaattaaaactataaCATTATATGAACTGAAAGTCCTTCATGATGAAGTAAAGTTAAGAAGACAATATCAATGACCAAATTTTAAAACATTAAAGAGATGCCCAATTAACAAGCTAGGAATCATCAATCAAATTTAAATACATGTCCAACCAACCAACCAAAGAATCCATCAATTTGACCATTCACGACGATCAAAACATTGAACGTCCTATAGCCTCCTTGGCCAAAAGGCCTGTGCTTCATTTCGAAATTTGTGGCCTATAAAGATCACAACATTTTGTTAAAAGTAATAGATATTGGAGCAAATTTAAAATAGTTAAGAATAAGCTATTAATATTGTCAAGTCCTACTACTCATCATAATATTCATCTACATTGAATAATATTGACAATGTGAGATTTTTCATTTGCTGTTATATCAGGATATTTAACTTGATAGGAAAAGCATTGACTGACTGTAGTAgcccattattttttatattacaaatcaagatcatatttatttgaaaaatatgatgaaattgaaattaattgCTTGTCCAGAATAAAAACCTGAGTGGAACTGCAATTTATCAAAATACCATGCCGGCACTTAGTTTCCATAGTTATAAAAAGACATTTATTTTCTAAAACAGATTCCCTAAATTGCCCTTAAAAGAATATCAAACGAAGGTATGCATCTTAAACTATTTAATTTGCCTacttcataaatttaaatattcactCATTTTATACAGACAGAATAAATAATAACTTATTTGATATGAAAAATATAGTGTTACCTAAAATAAGGAGTCAGGGAATCCTTGATGCTCTCGTCATCCCAATCCAAGTTGTTCCACCAATACTCTTCACCACGAATCCATTTTAATCTGTTCTTCAACATTTCAATCCCAAATGGTaatcttttgagttctgggcagccTTTCACATCTATATATTCCAAGTAGGGAAAATGGAGCGGTCTATTTGCAATGCAATTAAGGTTCGGCAAGTAGCCCAAAATCAAACTCTGTATAGAGCTAGAGCTAGAGATGGAATTGGAGTTCCCTACCTCACTTATTAGTTCCTTCATTTTTCGACAACATTCTATCCGTAGAAAATTAAGGCATGGCAGTTGGAGAACCCAAGAAACATCCTTCAACATGTCACAACTATAAATATATATTTGACGAAGGTTGTAGAGCCGAACTCTATTCAATGAAATCTCTACCAATAGTTCTAGGCATTCAAAATGGAGGCGCTTTAAACATCCAAAACTTGATTCCCGACCCATGCCTGCAGCCAACACTAATCTGCTTACTCTGAGATCTATAATGTTCAGAATATCAAGCTTGTCACTTACCCTGCAACCCCATTGTGGAGTGCCCAGATCGTAATTTGGAAGTTTTGAAACATTCTCTCCATCCAAAGTGAGTCTCCATATGGAGACATTTGGTAACATGTTGAGTCGCTGAATGCTATCTGTTGTAGCATTAATGTTAATTGCCACACTTAATTGATGATGCCCTTTAAAACATTCCAACTCATCCCACCACCACTCGGGTACAATATAATTGTCGCTTATATCTAGCCACTTGAGCATTAATAAATTGGATATCGTCCCATTGGGTACAATCTCAAGAGGCATATAACTTAGAAGCAAGTACTCTAATTTGCACAAGCAACCCAACTCGGCCGGTAGTTTTGCAATAGAATTGTAGGATAAGTCTAAATATTGAAGCTCAGTTAAGCTACCGATCTCCATCGGAAGCTCTATTATACTACAAAAACTAAGATCCAAGTATGTCAAATGAGGCATGCTTTTCAACAAGCTCGAAGGAATTGCTTCCAGGTCCATGTTTTCACGGAGAATCAACATAGAAAGTTTTGGAAAAGTGGAAGCTCCATACTCTTGTAAAGAAGTAATCCGATTGTTCATGAATGATACTCGCTCTGCTTGTTGCCATTCTTCTTGTCTAGGCAAATTAAGTAATCCGATTCCTGCTTTTACAATCCATTTTCTTTTGTTCCTCTCCAAACTAGAGACCATCAATAGTGCCATGTCTCGGATGACATCGTGCATCTTTACAAGCGTATCCTCATAAGGAGTGTTGATGTTATTACATTTCTCTAGCAAGGATGTAGCCATGAGAGCTTCCAAATGCGAACATCCTTGTGCGAAAGCTTCATTGATCACATTAAATTCACGAATTATGCCGCAACCTATCAAACACGGTATCAACTCAGAGAATTGGTTGATCTCATAATCTTCAGGCCACAAAGCGCAGCACAAAAGGCATTCTCTTATGGAGTCATTCTCTAAACTGTCATAGCTCAGTTTGAAGGCTTTATACATGACGAGTGAATCTTCTGGAAGACATACGGTTGTCCATTCATGTTTATCCCTTATTTGATTGAAAGCGTCATTCCAAACTTCCCAAGACCTTTTTCCTGACATGGCACGAGCGACGGTGACAAGAGCTAGCGGAAGGCCTGCACATTCTTTAGCAAGTTCTTCGGCAATGAACTTAATTCCAGCATCTGAGCTGAGAACATCCCCATCGCTGTTCTGCTCAAAGAGTTGCCATGCTTG encodes the following:
- the LOC122043420 gene encoding probable disease resistance protein At1g61300 isoform X1 — encoded protein: MACINLNLDVDVNSCVSGLWASLPVLGRPKSGIQKLEKEMARLRGKRDDIKKQIDQADRQGKIPTNEVSQWLREVEELEGQVAAIIQDFQSMSFFSCNCFNQTGSTSSQTQQAGDQVSIGESSNFCSIIRRVAKKLGEATELTNRAGALDPIATVGPPEPTVMLPIAHQPPVGIESYVEDIVGYINGGEGNIIGIFGMGGVGKTTILESIQQYYLHDHTIFDHVIWVVASKGCQLKKLQIDIAKSLKLDTLEKNDDERTCGDKLFSYLKDKNCLLLLDDIWERLDLQLLGMAHSATERGQQQQKHPRKVVVLTTRSETVCAQMKAEKKIKVRCLDSEQAWQLFEQNSDGDVLSSDAGIKFIAEELAKECAGLPLALVTVARAMSGKRSWEVWNDAFNQIRDKHEWTTVCLPEDSLVMYKAFKLSYDSLENDSIRECLLCCALWPEDYEINQFSELIPCLIGCGIIREFNVINEAFAQGCSHLEALMATSLLEKCNNINTPYEDTLVKMHDVIRDMALLMVSSLERNKRKWIVKAGIGLLNLPRQEEWQQAERVSFMNNRITSLQEYGASTFPKLSMLILRENMDLEAIPSSLLKSMPHLTYLDLSFCSIIELPMEIGSLTELQYLDLSYNSIAKLPAELGCLCKLEYLLLSYMPLEIVPNGTISNLLMLKWLDISDNYIVPEWWWDELECFKGHHQLSVAININATTDSIQRLNMLPNVSIWRLTLDGENVSKLPNYDLGTPQWGCRVSDKLDILNIIDLRVSRLVLAAGMGRESSFGCLKRLHFECLELLVEISLNRVRLYNLRQIYIYSCDMLKDVSWVLQLPCLNFLRIECCRKMKELISEVGNSNSISSSSSIQSLILGYLPNLNCIANRPLHFPYLEYIDVKGCPELKRLPFGIEMLKNRLKWIRGEEYWWNNLDWDDESIKDSLTPYFRPQISK
- the LOC122043420 gene encoding disease resistance protein RFL1-like isoform X2; the encoded protein is MACINLNLDVDVNSCVSGLWASLPVLGRPKSGIQKLEKEMARLRGKRDDIKKQIDQADRQGKIPTNEVSQWLREVEELEGQVAAIIQDFQSMSFFSCNCFNQTGSTSSQTQQAGDQVSIGESSNFCSIIRRVAKKLGEATELTNRAGALDPIATVGPPEPTVMLPIAHQPPVGIESYVEDIVGYINGGEGNIIGIFGMGGVGKTTILESIQQYYLHDHTIFDHVIWVVASKGCQLKKLQIDIAKSLKLDTLEKNDDERTCGDKLFSYLKDKNCLLLLDDIWERLDLQLLGMAHSATERGQQQQKHPRKVVVLTTRSETVCAQMKAEKKIKVRCLDSEQAWQLFEQNSDGDVLSSDAGIKFIAEELAKECAGLPLALVTVARAMSGKRSWEVWNDAFNQIRDKHEWTTVCLPEDSLVMYKAFKLSYDSLENDSIRECLLCCALWPEDYEINQFSELIPCLIGCGIIREFNVINEAFAQGCSHLEALMATSLLEKCNNINTPYEDTLVKMHDVIRDMALLMVSSLERNKRKWIVKAGIGLLNLPRQEEWQQAERVSFMNNRITSLQEYGASTFPKLSMLILRENMDLEAIPSSLLKSMPHLTYLDLSFCSIIELPMEIGSLTELQYLDLSYNSIAKLPAELGCLCKLEYLLLSYMPLEIVPNGTISNLLMLKWLDISDNYIVPEWWWDELECFKGHHQLSVAININATTDSIQRLNMLPNVSIWRLTLDGENVSKLPNYDLGTPQWGCRAWVGNQVLDV